DNA from Bacteroidota bacterium:
CCGATGAAAACTGAAAAAGAGGAGAACCTTTAGAAATTCTTTGGCCCAACCGCACGCACGACCGTATAATCCTGCCGTCAAAAGGGGCGGAAACTTCTGCCAGATGGCCGGAAAGAGGCTTGACCGTCCCGGTAGTTTTGCATAAAGAATTGTAACTTTCAGAAGCAACTGTAAATAATTTCAATTTCGATAAAACAGGCGAATTAGCGGCTACAGTAACCGTATCGCCAGAAATTTCAATATCAGAGGTATCCTGGGATTCTTTATCTTTTCCCCTTTTACAGGCAACCCATAAAATCATTGATAATGAAACAAAAATCAGATATATTTTAAAATTAAATTTTTTCATCTTTAACCTAACTAATAGTAAATATTATATAATCAGCAATATTCCCCTATACTAACAGATTATCAGAAAAAAAGCACTTGTTCTTTCTGTCAGAAAATCAAATAGATACCAGGATTAAGAATATACAGGCAATTAAGCTTAAAATGCGGCACAGAAGAACATAAGGCCATGCCATACTCATTTTTGCTTACCAATAGCCGGAGAACCATAGTTCAATCAACAATGGAAATGATCTGATTTATACGACTCCCCACCTTCTTCTAAAACAAGTGAATTTCCCTGGTCCGGGTTTATTTTCGGGATATAAATTTCCCATTGCAACAAATAACTCTTAGTTTTTTAACTAAAACTTATGTTGTTAAATAATTTGCTGCAATGCTATAGGAAATCAACAAACAGGGGGCGCTCGTAATAGGGTATTGGAAATACATTTCCGGATGACATAAGTAAAAACCGAATAGTATTTAATTTCGATTTGTTTACATAGCGGAACGGGAACTACAGTTACTAAGTTAACAGCACTCCAGTTTGCTTCATTCAATAACTGAATGGTCTCATATCCTTCAGCTGAATGTTGATGCGATTGAAAAGGAGATTTGTTGGCCGGATTGTGCTTATAAGGATGGGAATGAATGATAATCTCCCCATTCACCAAATGCTCATGGTAGAAAGAAGTTATGCTAATGTAATATCCTAGAAATATTACAAGAAGGAAGTATGTAATGAAACCTGAACTATTTTTCCTGATCTTCAGCATATAAAATATTCCACAAAATCCTCCAGCTCAATTTTAATGGCGGTAAAATTAATCAACTTATGCTAAGTTAAACCCATTGATGAGAATTTTGTTCAAGAAAAAATTACAGATCCCTCTGATTTTTTTATTAATCTGCTAACCAATGAAAAAAGGCCCCAGCGAATATGCCACAATACAGGCAGACTTCACTAATTAACCAACAGTCTATAAAAATCAGGTTTAATGCAATAATTTTAATTTTTCAAATATTGCCTGTACTTGCGATAATAATAGTACATCCTGCGGTACTGAAGAGGAGTGAAAACACATTTGCAGTTGTCCTGTGAATCCGACATGATGTTCGCAACAGTGGGCACATAATACTTGCCATTCGAATCCTTCGCAGAACCTGTATAGGTGCAGGTACTGTCAACCTGCAAGTATAAATTCGGATCGGCATAAGTATCGCAAATAAAATCACCGCTTTTGTCACAGTTCTTTTCGCTTACCTGCTCAATGCCTCCTACGGTATCATGCGTAGCAAGCAATCCCATAAAATGCCCCAGCATGGTGGTCAGATACTTGCCGCTTGCATATTCTTTGTCCAAAAAGATCACATTACTGTCCTTATAAACCGGGAAATAGGTGAATCCATAAGTTGTCCGCCCGGGTGTTGATGTTTTATAAGTTCCCAAGTTGATTGAATCGACCAGAAAGAGGTTCACATGGTCGGCCAGCCGATATAAGGTTAAAAGCTCTGTTTTGTTAGAATTATATGTGACATAAGAGTAATTATAATCATTGACGTAATTTACTGAATCTATAAAAAACTGAATACCAATATTTTTAAAGAAACTATTGGCTACATTCAGGCTGTTTTCTATATTTCCAACGCTTACCCCTGCTTCTCCCTTTATATTTCTTACAATATTCAGGCGCAAAGGGATTTTTGCAATGGAATCCGTGGTATTCAGATCAAAAGAAAAGGCATTTTCATCGGTGTAATTATTAATAATTTCATTGATGTAGACCTTTGTACCCTTAACGCCATCGGGTAAGGTTGTCACCTGAGCATAAGAACTGTATTGGCATACACCAAGAATAAAGATGAAAAGACCAGATTTTATCCTATTCATAATCATATATTTTCGAAATTATCGTTTTAACATTCTTTATTGACTATAACAATTGATCCATCACTCATCATTTTTCTGATTGGAAATATCTCCGACAATTTTAATTTCCGTTCTTCGGTTTAATTGCCGGCCGGCCGGATTATCCGAACCATCGGAATTTGTATTCGGTGCAATCGGTATACTCATTCCATATCCTTTTGCTATCAGCCTTTCGCGAGCAATGCCTTTGGAAACGATATAATTCACAACATTATCAGCACGTTTTTGCGATAAAGTCATGTTATAAAGTTCAGTGCCCATATTATCGGTATGCGAACCGATTTCAACAATCGCGTTTGGGAATAATTTGAAAAGAGGGATCAGGGTTGAATCTATGGCACGCATGGCCGAATCCGAAAGCTTGAACTGATCATAATCATAATAAATATTGGCCCTGAAATCGAGTTTAGGTACGTAATTAATCTGGGTTGTTTCAATATTTACCGTATCAGAGCAGCTTACGCCAAACGTGCTGACCTTCACCTTTTTCTCGAAATAGCCGTAATTCTTGACTAAAATCTGATAATGTTTATTACGCTGCAGATCAAAATGGTACCTTCCATCCTGCCCTGTAGTTGTTTTTGAAATCAGGATTTCATCGCCATCTTTCTCACCGGCCAAGTACAATTCAACAGGCACATCGGACAAAGCAATGTTACTTTCAGGATATTGTATTCCAAGGTGATACTTTTCATTAAGTTTTTTAAACAAATCGGAATTTACTGAATTTTTAACCAATCCGCCGGAATATAAGCTTGTACACTCATTGATTTTAAAGGTGAAAATATCATCGCAACAGTTCCCGTTGCCAAAAGTCATGGAACCGGGACGATTTGAAGTGAAAAAACCTTCCTTATTGCTTTTCAAAATTGAAAAATAATAATCGTCATAAGACGAATTGATGGGTTTGGGTAAAGGAACTGCCTCTGTCCATTTTCTCTCCGAACCTGTAGCTTTATAAATGTCAAAGCCGCCAAAGCCGGTTTTCTGCCCTTTCGAACTGAAATAAAGTGTCCGGGTGGACAAATCGTAATATGGACAGCAGTCATCCCCTATAGTATTCACCCCTTTTGATGCATTCTGAGGAACCTTATAGGTGTTGGTTTTAGGATTATATTCGCTGTACCATATATCTAAACCGCCTTTGCCTCCGGGCCTGTTTGAAACAAAATACAAAACTTCGTGGCCGGTTCTCAGGTTTTTACCAAGAGCCGGCTGGGTGCTGGTATAATTTTCATCATTTACCGGATAGGGAAGCTTCTCGGGGGTTCCCCATTTTTCCCCCTCCAAATGGCTGACATAAATCTCGCAGACATCGACATTCTGCCAGTTTTTCCGCATACGCGTGAAATACAGGCGCTGGCCATCTTCCGAAATAATAGCATTGCCAGTATTATACCCGGGATCATCCACCTCTCCCTGCAATAAACCTGCAGATTTCCAGTGGCCGTCAGTCCTTACTGCCTTATAAATCTGCCGCACCGGATTTACCGTTCTGGAATCAGCATAAGTTGCCCCATAAATAATCGTATTTTCATCAACCGGGAAAGGGGCAAAATCTATATTATCATGATTGATAGCCGCACCGGGATTCGAAACAGTTACAGCCCCGTCCAACTCCTGATTGGCTTTGGCCCAGGTTGCGCTTTCCAGATAAATCGCGGCCAGTTTGCGGAAATTATTTTTATCATTATTGTTCCTGTAATATTTCCTGAACTTTGTAAGTGCATCAACCGCATCGTCATATTTTTCAAGGTTCATGCTTACCACTCCCTTAAAATAATAGGCCAGAGGATATTTCCATTTTTTCTGAATGAGGACTGAATCGAAATATTGTTTGGCATTGGCATAATCCCTGACATTGAAGTATAAAGTTGCCAGCCTGTACGCCACTTTTGGGTCTTTCTTTTTCAGAAACAGATAGCGGTTGTAATAATCAATCGCATTATAAATATCTTTCTTCCTGTCGAACCTGAGCGCTTTTGTCTTATACTCTGTTATTGAATCCTTCGGCGAGGCCTGTGCAAAAATATAAACCGAATGTATGAGCATAAATGCAGCAACCCATAAAAAATATTTATCAAAACTCTTTATAACTTTATATTTCAAGTAATTGTTATTCATCGAAAGATAAATTATTAATTAATAAATATAACAAGGTTCCTTAACAGCCTTTTTTGATTGATTGCCAATAAATACCAATGATATTTCAAAAGCCCCGTTTAATGAAGTGGATTTCGACAAAGGAGATACATTGATATCATAACTAAGGCCCAGATCAAACCCGGAAAATTTGATCCCCCCGCCAAAAATCATCGCATCAACATCGCTGAGCGGATTCAGCCTGAACATATTGATCGCATAAACTCCTTTAACCGGACCTAACAAATCCTTAAGCTTATATTCTTCGGTACTACCCAAAAGAAACTCGCTAACTCCCGGAGTGGAACTAAACAGCAGGCAGGGAGTAATGTCCCACTGACTGCTTACCGGAACAACCACCTGCCCGTTGAAAGTCACTTTCATCGGCAAACGCGAAGTTTGTGAAGAAGTTGAAAAGGTAACCACAGGCCTTAATATATGGCTGACGGATAAACCCGCCGAGGGTAAAATGTTTCGGATAAGCGTACGCCAGAAGATGCCTATATTCAGGTCAAAATAATGCAGATTACCGGTTAAATCGCTTTCCGAACTGGGAAGTTGCGAATTAAACTGTGAAGTCACCTGGTCGAACTGGTTCCCAAAAGTTAAAGAGTTCATGTTAAATGACTTAAAACCAACGCCAGGCTGGAGCCCAAAGCTAAACTGATTGTTGTTGATTATTTTGGAATAACTCAATGAAAGTAAAAATTCATTGGCCGTTAAATTATATGCAGACGACTGATCGTGGATAATGAGCCCGCCAAGTCCAAAGGACTGGCCAGAAATGGAAAGCTTCTGATCGAGCGAAGTATAAAAAGTTTTATAAGGCTCCCCTACTTTTGCCCATTGATTCCTGTAATTATTGGCAAACCTGAGATTATCCCCTGACATTCCCGTATTAGCCGGATTGGTCATTAATGGAGTGGTGAAAAATTGCGAGAAATGCATGTCCTGTGCTTTTATACTTAATCCCGGAATAAAAGAAACAGCCAGGGTGAATATCCAGAAGTTGGTTTTTATATTTTTTAAATGACTGGTCATAGGTTTACATCATTTTATAATTTATTCTACTTCAATAACAGGAAGGTCCCTTTTTTCTCGAACTTATAGCCGCTGTTTGTTACAGCTTTAACATAATAAATATAGGTGTCAATATTTTGCAGGTGCCCGTCTACTTTGCCATCCCACCCCTGAGCGACATCCGTAGTAGAGAACACCACTTTACCCCAGCGGTCGAATATTTTCAGATCAAAATCCTTTATATTTTTAGACTCAAATTTGAAAACATCATTGTTTGAGTCGCCATTAGGTGTAAAGGCAGAAGGAGCTTCCAGATATGCATCATTAACAACCTTTATATTGAAATCCTCCATGAAATCGACACAACTGTTTGAAATCTCCACCTGATAAGTCACATTCTTAGTTGGCGATACACTGGGACTGCTGCAATGAAGGCAGGATATATTATAATTTGGAGACCAGGCATAATTAACCCCGGAGGTATCCACCGTCAGGATTAATTTTATGGCCTGCCCCAAACTGATTGTAGTATCACCCTGTGGGATCCGGGAATAATTCAGGGAATTGACATAAATCTTTTTCTTAGCTGTTGCAGAACAGCCATTCGCATCCGTTACTACAGCTGTATAAGTTGTGGTAGAAGAAGGACTTGCCGTAACATTGAACGATGAAGTGCTGCTGAGCCCGGTTGACGGGGTCCATTTGATGTTCCAACCCGATGAATCCCTGGCAGAAAGTGATATAGAGCTTTGCCCCTTGCACATCACAGTGTCTCCTGAGATAGAAGCAACAGGTGTTGTAACATTTATATAATTCTTTTTTGTAACCGTTTTACGACAGCCATTTTCAGAAGCAGTAAGCGATACAGTGTATTTTCCGGTTTTACTGTAAAGGTTGCTGTTATTATTCTGCGATGAATTCCCATTACCAAAATTCCAATATAAGTTAGTAACAGGATCGACTGGTGTGAAAGTCACTGTAGCTCCCGGGCAAACACCGGTTTTATCTGCTGTGAAATCACAGTTTATACCCCTGAGGGTAATGTCGGGTAAGGAATAACTTGCCTTGCACTTATGGATATCATAAACCATCAGTGTGGGTTGAAAAACCGTATCAACCGTACTTGTAAAATAATGTGAAAAAGGATTTGAATTTGTTAAGGTATCTTTGATTCCATCCTTAAAATCCCAGATCCATTTAACAACAGTACTATCTGTGGATGTACTGGTAAATTTAACCTTCAGTGTATCCACACAGCCGGTCGTTGTATCAGGCGAAAAACTTGCTGACGGCTTGAATACATATACATATCTTTTGGTCGAATCGATACAGCCATTGTCGGCAACAGCCGTCAGCAACAGTTTATATTTTCCTTTCTTGTTGTATATGTGGTTGTATGTTGTAAGATAGGTTCTACGGGTTTGCGAGCCATCACCAAAATCCCATAAAAAACCTTCATTATAACAAGTATTTATATAATCCTTGGAAGTAGAAGCATCAAGTTTAGCCGAATCCCCCACACATAAGATGGTATCCTTGATGGTATAATTGGCTTTTATTCCCCTGACTTTCACAACATGAGTCCTGGTCAGGCTGCAACCAGAAGAGTACTCCTTAGCCATCAGCTTTACCTTATAATCTCCGCTTTTGGGGAAAGTATATTTTAAAGTATCCACATTTTTAAAACTTGCGGTATCCACATTCCAGAAAAGGGAATCAGCCGGTTTTATATTTGATTTAAAATGGTAAACCATTGAACTGTCGCAAGAAAAGGATTGAAGAAAATTTCCTGCAGGGCCCTT
Protein-coding regions in this window:
- a CDS encoding OmpA family protein, with product MNNNYLKYKVIKSFDKYFLWVAAFMLIHSVYIFAQASPKDSITEYKTKALRFDRKKDIYNAIDYYNRYLFLKKKDPKVAYRLATLYFNVRDYANAKQYFDSVLIQKKWKYPLAYYFKGVVSMNLEKYDDAVDALTKFRKYYRNNNDKNNFRKLAAIYLESATWAKANQELDGAVTVSNPGAAINHDNIDFAPFPVDENTIIYGATYADSRTVNPVRQIYKAVRTDGHWKSAGLLQGEVDDPGYNTGNAIISEDGQRLYFTRMRKNWQNVDVCEIYVSHLEGEKWGTPEKLPYPVNDENYTSTQPALGKNLRTGHEVLYFVSNRPGGKGGLDIWYSEYNPKTNTYKVPQNASKGVNTIGDDCCPYYDLSTRTLYFSSKGQKTGFGGFDIYKATGSERKWTEAVPLPKPINSSYDDYYFSILKSNKEGFFTSNRPGSMTFGNGNCCDDIFTFKINECTSLYSGGLVKNSVNSDLFKKLNEKYHLGIQYPESNIALSDVPVELYLAGEKDGDEILISKTTTGQDGRYHFDLQRNKHYQILVKNYGYFEKKVKVSTFGVSCSDTVNIETTQINYVPKLDFRANIYYDYDQFKLSDSAMRAIDSTLIPLFKLFPNAIVEIGSHTDNMGTELYNMTLSQKRADNVVNYIVSKGIARERLIAKGYGMSIPIAPNTNSDGSDNPAGRQLNRRTEIKIVGDISNQKNDE
- a CDS encoding PorP/SprF family type IX secretion system membrane protein gives rise to the protein MTSHLKNIKTNFWIFTLAVSFIPGLSIKAQDMHFSQFFTTPLMTNPANTGMSGDNLRFANNYRNQWAKVGEPYKTFYTSLDQKLSISGQSFGLGGLIIHDQSSAYNLTANEFLLSLSYSKIINNNQFSFGLQPGVGFKSFNMNSLTFGNQFDQVTSQFNSQLPSSESDLTGNLHYFDLNIGIFWRTLIRNILPSAGLSVSHILRPVVTFSTSSQTSRLPMKVTFNGQVVVPVSSQWDITPCLLFSSTPGVSEFLLGSTEEYKLKDLLGPVKGVYAINMFRLNPLSDVDAMIFGGGIKFSGFDLGLSYDINVSPLSKSTSLNGAFEISLVFIGNQSKKAVKEPCYIY
- a CDS encoding PKD domain-containing protein → VKLTVSDGTSQKDTSVVLTFFQGPTANFTTQDTSFYCASKSHLVNLKNNSKNAVGYAWYASNKLFSSLGKDTSYVIDITSKTYEQLYNHDINKVKVPVKLVVTDSIGCQDSITKEVVVLLPVARFMPDMMSGCAPLLVSFADSSRSPYTIDKRIFKLGADTIPPLDSTLVRYNFKNPGEYYISEIISSNGCTDTSRTIKVVVGEKLIPDFQVDSTVCNEGKIHIKSWSNKDSFVNIWHFRSPNLFDYSFTSKPDTSVTIYSDTTGVKNVSLEIGYNGCFSDTTKKAIFKIKGPAGNFLQSFSCDSSMVYHFKSNIKPADSLFWNVDTASFKNVDTLKYTFPKSGDYKVKLMAKEYSSGCSLTRTHVVKVRGIKANYTIKDTILCVGDSAKLDASTSKDYINTCYNEGFLWDFGDGSQTRRTYLTTYNHIYNKKGKYKLLLTAVADNGCIDSTKRYVYVFKPSASFSPDTTTGCVDTLKVKFTSTSTDSTVVKWIWDFKDGIKDTLTNSNPFSHYFTSTVDTVFQPTLMVYDIHKCKASYSLPDITLRGINCDFTADKTGVCPGATVTFTPVDPVTNLYWNFGNGNSSQNNNSNLYSKTGKYTVSLTASENGCRKTVTKKNYINVTTPVASISGDTVMCKGQSSISLSARDSSGWNIKWTPSTGLSSTSSFNVTASPSSTTTYTAVVTDANGCSATAKKKIYVNSLNYSRIPQGDTTISLGQAIKLILTVDTSGVNYAWSPNYNISCLHCSSPSVSPTKNVTYQVEISNSCVDFMEDFNIKVVNDAYLEAPSAFTPNGDSNNDVFKFESKNIKDFDLKIFDRWGKVVFSTTDVAQGWDGKVDGHLQNIDTYIYYVKAVTNSGYKFEKKGTFLLLK